In a single window of the Octopus sinensis linkage group LG1, ASM634580v1, whole genome shotgun sequence genome:
- the LOC115209857 gene encoding uncharacterized protein LOC115209857 isoform X5, whose protein sequence is MKKLALGLLKSADEKLKSLSRGQGSRTPSQATEDPLTERHERQGRRVAVPSDSQAKARHRSRSEGPRRHLSPSRQDTSGPQWAISHEPRKSPRPLCLRQFSDDDIVNINLSDSDTDSGDSGPKRWTRNPLLIKKKKRHDKTKATEWKLITPPPPPPPQENKSQTMPNSINRPHSGIPSPSSGNKQDHQNTWSNPNRVNAAIPQKAKFQRLEEIRQQRMENYPTSDEETNPHSEISNQIRQRLSQVQAGRGRGRKASIGEYEGVTARSGQEYTNYLNISGDQIVLEPKLKTEVSKPAQMTASFPCYRPMSLGFPASGSLSPPLTFKRDNKPPSQPEKPKPRMVVVEYPRKNNQNIGLTNNFNNSLQKENKNGTDSQIINTNFQCENRKAAASNPNRNSTAFAFGNNIQCISPPPPPQLQQQQQQTFQQQTFQQQQPENFINQNRNFETNSSLQNAFLLSNGHNPQLNTRPLSFQPYVPTQPESPQLPAKMDQHPFQEQKKEKSKSEQKQKSRRSKTGIDSISKESNIKQTTNYSSKCYSDGDSLDELLESNKQYIEPTSVTNTLQLTQHSNSQNEKPISASETSGLPKVSEPIPMLQPVMPKIPELVTTSKPVLLKMSSEPVLMSQQCTGSNLIPVTPRNKQPITSSQIYTEDRKPIHRPTPIRISEPVLITQSPVCESSAFQSCMSWLKSHDNAQQAANQNQRDNQPSKPLENAENMAQYKPLITISESILVSESNKIKNSPEVIKKSLSCSAPSIVSATNASMKENELALPIKDTGMFSDVEYDIEVAERVKKWETKMKTSHKNLPVDIKTGEIPDIGENHLPTTVKHMASEWSKYLAVIDEDTVATKPYSSDVPTKPVNVNKNMSKSNMTRSLSQTGSISDGDLFKGKTHSKIMVDINKSLLQISPDVNNTTANGLSHSYHEGINKSPTIDSPLFLPVKNFSSNNTGDTAIPASSPLTNKDYQFFIPKHHTTASAPNSGSTTLELKANEKKTVLYPHDINNTNIPAGNFLRRKSDISSDHSISQMISNRRNAEHGNWKNLIGGMQEKLKDSEIWSPQMDSHQGPVSIERVTARTLETIPFSEDPFWKEIEELTNFDHLMKEIPSERKNSTEIDSTKAFTSCQMDAASTQHIKPFSLPSFPASNADNKPQSKPYSTSSLKSSNKIANMNALDEVLLDLQPVLGNRMSNSQRKIFGSHVDMSHKASSPKRPLSYHSGSYHGDQLEVHSQMLKAACSSGPSAERPEFSSQQNLLQLQEGNHGNVMYQSMTKLGEKQYENVVNGNYQLDPSVLKEKLINTGLVERSPSGDDLAILIKNIQEGNNNVMFAFRDSEKPTTYTPAQPEENIEELKVLASQVEDKLSEIKSKILKADESNLDRILNTLKKFSPATSAMLSADVKSSSSKKPGTEHFVNRKAKLSEALNELEKIYTQLNIGNETLLDCNKPSNFSSPYSSQESHCFRLSSSFSQLYDNTAGHVSSDSFHSDMRYLSASDHGLTTSQRYRELMQVPVKDIGSKYPVKTESQTSNSPSVTESPLIKTEDASGDSVLSTSDVPTRRARTRRQRRSLANEMNHESKKFHQSRNSGKEGNDGPRVYLSSITVEKGSRSKSSARSDTSDGSSRQINGTPRPKPPPRSSSLHRKSGRDDDRNHRKSTPPDFDIKHTTSSSQSQSSNGNKEILENGNISKQNFQQQLRQEQSCSSDSSAEMVQQKKRPVSKSIAKMLDLFSSSDEDRHRKVRTRSRHERRPISEISEEQGNKFSDDSQSSKSSPKSQSSSKVMTPRNVKQRHEAKARQKIVIAQQMMMQENESPQPLLSDENLATEDSSTASKPPLPIPRQRSQSSEKCPSSSDDNVRDEQGRETPNESSNNEKQREKSSPASSNKSRSRWSISSAREFVNANDSPISFEKVAENEVNDHAERCHSFHELFASFEPDRKRIDKLKQLQKSASEEAAEEENGKMHTFHSEPDLRDSINKGNKRFD, encoded by the coding sequence agTGCAGATGAGAAACTGAAAAGTCTGTCTAGAGGTCAAGGGTCAAGAACACCCAGTCAAGCAACAGAAGACCCTTTGACGGAAAGACATGAAAGACAAGGAAGAAGAGTTGCTGTGCCTAGTGACAGTCAAGCCAAAGCACGACATCGTTCAAGAAGTGAAGGTCCTCGACGACACCTGAGCCCTAGTAGACAAGATACATCTGGACCACAATGGGCTATCAGTCATGAACCACGCAAAAGTCCTCGTCCATTATGTTTGCGCCAGTTCTCCGATGATGATATCGTTAACATTAATCTATCGGACAGCGACACTGATTCGGGAGATAGTGGACCAAAGCGATGGACACGGAACCCActtttgataaaaaagaaaaaacggcATGATAAAACCAAAGCAACAGAATGGAAACTAAtcactccaccacctccaccaccaccacaagaaaacaaaagccaAACCATGCCAAATTCAATCAATCGGCCACATTCAGGTATTCCATCACCTTCAAGTGGAAACAAGCAGGACCATCAAAATACATGGAGTAATCCTAACAGAGTTAATGCAGCCATTCCTCAAAAAGCTAAGTTTCAGCGGTTAGAAGAAATAAGACAACAGAGAATGGAAAATTATCCCACATCTGATGAAGAAACCAACCCACACTCTGAAATTTCAAACCAAATTCGTCAGAGACTTTCCCAAGTTCAAGCAGgccgtggaagaggtagaaaaGCCTCCATAGGGGAATATGAAGGTGTAACCGCTAGATCTGGTCAAGAGTACACAAATTATCTTAATATTTCAGGTGATCAAATTGTTCTAGAACCAAAACTGAAGACAGAAGTTTCAAAGCCAGCTCAAATGACAGCTTCTTTTCCTTGCTACCGACCTATGTCTCTAGGATTTCCTGCAAGTGGAAGCTTGTCTCCACCTCTCACATTCAAAAGAGATAACAAACCTCCAAGCCAACCGGAAAAACCAAAACCAAGAATGGTTGTTGTTGAATATCCTCGcaaaaataaccaaaatattggtttaacaaataatttcaacaattctttacagaaagaaaataaaaatggaacagattctcaaataataaatacaaattttcaGTGTGAAAACAGGAAGGCAGCTGCAAGCAATCCAAATAGAAATTCCACAGCCTTTGCTTTTGGGAACAATATCCAATGTAtcagtcctcctcctcctcctcagctgcagcagcaacaacaacaaacatttcaGCAACAAACATTTCAGCAACAACAAcctgaaaatttcattaatcaaAACAGAAACTTTGAAACAAATAGTTCCTTGCAAAATGCTTTTCTCTTATCGAATGGGCATAATCCTCAGTTGAACACTCGCCCATTGAGTTTTCAGCCGTATGTTCCAACACAACCAGAATCACCTCAATTACCTGCCAAAATGGATCAACATCCTTTCcaagaacaaaaaaaggaaaaatccaaatccgagcaaaaacaaaaaagtcgTAGATCTAAGACAGGCATAGATTCAATTTCCAAAGAATCGAATATAAAACAGACAACGAATTATTCATCAAAATGTTACAGTGATGGAGATTCACTTGATGAGCTGTTAGAATCAAATAAGCAATACATAGAACCAACGAGTGTCACTAATACTCTTCAATTAACACAGCATTCAAACTCACAGAATGAGAAACCTATATCAGCATCAGAAACATCTGGTTTACCAAAGGTCTCAGAACCAATTCCGATGTTACAGCCAGTTATGCCTAAAATTCCAGAATTAGTTACTACTTCAAAACCTGTTCTACTAAAAATGTCCTCTGAACCAGTCTTAATGTCGCAACAATGTACAGGTTCAAATCTAATTCCCGTTACTCCTAGAAACAAACAACCCATTACATCTTCACAAATTTATACTGAAGATAGAAAGCCAATTCATCGCCCAACCCCAATTAGAATTTCAGAGCCAGTTTTAATTACACAATCCCCTGTCTGTGAGAGCAGTGCATTCCAATCTTGTATGTCTTGGCTAAAATCTCATGATAATGCCCAACAAGCAGCCAACCAAAACCAGAGAGATAATCAGCCATCAAAGCCATTGGAAAATGCTGAAAACATGGCCCAGTATAAACCACTTATAACTATTTCAGAAAGTATTTTGGTGTCAGAatctaacaaaataaaaaactctCCTGAGGTAATTAAAAAATCTTTAAGCTGTTCTGCACCCTCAATAGTAAGCGCAACTAACGCTAGTATGAAAGAAAATGAGTTAGCCTTACCAATAAAAGATACTGGAATGTTTTCTGATGTAGAATATGACATTGAAGTAGCTGAAAGAGTGAAAAAGTGGGAAACTAAAATGAAAACGTCACACAAAAATCTACCAGTAGACATTAAAACAGGAGAAATTCCTGACATTGGGGAGAACCATTTGCCAACAACTGTAAAACATATGGCGAGTGAGTGGTCAAAATATTTAGCTGTTATCGATGAAGATACTGTAGCAACAAAGCCTTATTCTTCAGATGTACCTACCAAACCagttaatgtaaataaaaatatgagtAAAAGCAATATGACCAGAAGTCTTTCACAAACCGGGTCTATATCTGATGGTGACTTATTTAAAGGTAAAACCCATTCAAAAATTATGGTCGATATAAACAAAAGTCTTCTCCAAATATCACCAGATGTAAATAACACAACTGCAAATGGTCTCAGCCATAGCTATcatgaaggaataaataaatcACCGACAATAGACAGCCCCCTTTTCCTTCCAGTAAAAAATTTTTCAAGTAATAACACAGGTGATACAGCTATACCAGCCTCCAGCCCACTGACAAACAAAGATTATCAGTTTTTTATTCCAAAGCATCATACCACTGCTTCTGCGCCAAATAGTGGATCTACTACTTTGGAATTGAAAGCAAATGAGAAGAAAACTGTACTGTATCCTCATGATATAAACAATACCAACATACCAGCTGGAAATTTCCTCAGAAGGAAAAGTGATATATCATCTGACCATAGCATTAGTCAAATGATATCAAACAGAAGAAATGCAGAACATGGTAACTGGAAAAATTTGATTGGTGGAATGCAAGAAAAACTCAAAGATTCAGAGATATGGTCACCTCAAATGGACAGTCATCAAGGACCAGTTAGTATTGAACGAGTTACAGCCAGAACTCTAGAAACAATCCCCTTTTCTGAAGACCCTTTTTGGAAAGAAATTGAGGAATTAACAAACTTTGATCATCTTATGAAAGAAATTCCTTCAGAAAGAAAGAACTCAACTGAAATTGATTCTACAAAAGCATTTACTTCTTGTCAAATGGATGCAGCATCTACTCAGCATATAAAACCTTTTTCCTTACCTTCTTTTCCAGCATCTAATGCTGATAATAAACCTCAATCGAAACCATATTCAACTTCAAGTCTCAAATCTTCAAACAAGATTGCTAACATGAATGCATTAGATGAAGTTCTTTTGGATCTACAGCCAGTCCTTGGTAACAGAATGTCAAATAGTCAAAGAAAGATATTTGGCAGCCATGTGGACATGTCTCACAAAGCAAGTTCACCAAAAAGGCCCCTGTCTTATCATTCAGGGTCTTACCATGGAGATCAATTAGAAGTTCATTCTCAAATGTTAAAGGCTGCTTGTAGTAGCGGTCCCTCTGCAGAACGTCCTGAGTTTTCTTCCCAACAAAATCTTTTACAACTTCAAGAAGGCAACCATGGAAATGTGATGTACCAGTCTATGACTAAACTGGGAGAGAAACAGTATGAGAATGTTGTCAATGGTAACTATCAACTAGATCCCTCCGTGCTGAAAGAGAAACTCATCAACACAGGATTGGTGGAACGTTCCCCATCTGGTGATGATTTAGCCATTCTAATTAAGAATATCCAGGAAGGAAATAATAATGTTATGTTTGCTTTTAGAGACAGTGAAAAGCCAACTACCTACACACCtgctcaaccagaagaaaatataGAGGAACTTAAAGTTCTTGCAAGTCAAGTCGAAGATAAGCTTTCAGAAATTAAATCAAAGATACTCAAAGCAGATGAATCAAATCTTGACAGAATTCTCAACACTCTCAAGAAATTCTCTCCTGCAACGAGTGCAATGCTTTCAGCTGATGTTAAATCTTCAAGCAGCAAAAAACCTGGTACGGAACATTTTGTAAACAGGAAAGCTAAACTTAGTGAAGCGCTTAATGAATTGGAAAAAATTTACACCCAACTTAATATCGGCAATGAAACCTTATTGGACTGCAACAAACCAAGCAATTTTTCTTCTCCGTATTCAAGCCAAGAAAGCCATTGTTTTAGattatcttcttcattttcccAGCTGTATGATAATACAGCTGGACATGTCAGTTCAGACTCATTTCATTCTGACATGCGCTACTTGTCAGCATCCGACCATGGATTAACCACTAGTCAAAGATACCGAGAATTAATGCAAGTTCCAGTGAAAGATATTGGTAGCAAATACCCAGTAAAAACTGAATCTCAGACATCAAATTCTCCTTCAGTTACTGAATCACCTTTAATCAAAACTGAAGATGCATCAGGAGATTCAGTATTGTCTACTTCTGATGTTCCTACACGGCGGGCAAGAACAAGACGCCAAAGGAGGTCACTAGCAAATGAAATGAACCATGAAAGTAAGAAATTCCACCAGAGTAGAAATAGTGGAAAAGAAGGTAATGATGGTCCAAGAGTATATTTGTCCTCAATAACAGTAGAAAAAGGATCACGGTCAAAATCTTCCGCACGATCTGACACTTCAGATGGTAGTTCAAGACAGATTAATGGTACTCCTCGACCCAAACCTCCGCCACGATCTTCTAGTCTACATCGTAAATCAGGACGAGATGACGACAGGAATCACAGAAAGTCAACACCACCTGATTTTGATATAAAACACACTACTTCTAGTAGCCAATCCCAGAGCAGTAATGGAAacaaagaaattctggaaaatggaaatatttcaaaacagAACTTCCAGCAACAATTAAGGCAAGAACAATCATGTTCAAGTGACAGTTCGGCTGAAATGGTACAACAGAAAAAACGACCAGTTTCAAAGAGTATAGCCAAAATGTTGGATCTTTTCAGCTCAAGTGATGAAGATCGTCATCGTAAAGTTAGGACCAGGTCGAGACATGAGAGACGACCAATCAGTGAAATTAGTGAAGAACAAGGAAATAAGTTTTCTGATGATTCACAGAGCTCAAAATCTTCTCCAAAAAGTCAATCATCTTCTAAGGTTATGACTCCACGAAATGTAAAACAACGACATGAAGCGAAAGCAAGACAAAAAATAGTAATAGCTCAACAAATGATGATGCAAGAAAACGAGAGTCCTCAGCCATTACTCTCTGATGAAAATTTAGCTACAGAAGATAGTTCCACTGCTTCAAAACCTCCTTTACCCATACCTAGACAACGGTCACAAAGCTCTGAGAAGTGCCCCTCTTCGTCTGATGATAACGTGAGAGATGAACAAGGTAGAGAAACTCCAAATGAATCTTctaataatgaaaagcaaagagaaaagtCATCGCCAGCTTCATCAAATAAAAGTAGAAGTCGCTGGAGTATATCATCCGCAAGGGAATTTGTCAATGCTAATGACAGTCCTATATCATTTGAAAAAGTTGCTGAAAACGAAGTCAATGATCATGCTGAAAGATGTCATAGTTTTCATGAACTTTTTGCTTCTTTTGAACCGGATCGAAAGCGTATTGACAAACTGAAGCAATTACAAAAATCCGCTTCGGAAGAAGCAGCTGaggaagaaaatggtaaaatgcaTACTTTTCATTCAGAACCAGACTTACGTGATAGTATAAATAAAGGCAACAAAAGATTTGACTAA